The following are encoded together in the Zingiber officinale cultivar Zhangliang chromosome 8A, Zo_v1.1, whole genome shotgun sequence genome:
- the LOC122010836 gene encoding probable CCR4-associated factor 1 homolog 11 gives MAVAVVNNDMPISSSAASTSRIEVRSVWAHNLDEEFALIRSAVPFHPFVALDTEYPGVVVASKNPYCTLTLPQRYELIRANVEALRIIQVGLTLSDAAGNLPCAIYSDGTCVRYVWEFNFRDFDINRDRYAPSSVELLKANGIDFQKNQIWGIDSWASTVRVERAVGSRHQSGSDSLLTWQVFYQIASRVNPQLIDRPEHMGTLYDLQLQ, from the coding sequence ATGGCTGTCGCAGTTGTCAACAACGATATGCCAATTTCCTCTTCCGCCGCCAGCACCAGCAGAATCGAGGTTCGCTCCGTGTGGGCTCATAACCTCGACGAGGAGTTCGCCCTTATCCGCTCCGCCGTCCCGTTCCACCCCTTCGTCGCATTGGACACCGAGTATCCTGGCGTCGTCGTCGCTTCCAAAAATCCCTACTGCACCCTCACCCTCCCCCAGCGCTACGAATTGATCCGTGCCAACGTCGAGGCCCTCCGCATCATCCAGGTCGGTCTCACCCTCTCCGACGCCGCCGGCAACCTCCCATGTGCCATCTACAGCGACGGCACTTGTGTGCGTTACGTGTGGGAATTTAATTTCCGTGACTTCGACATCAACCGCGACCGTTACGCCCCTTCCTCCGTCGAGCTGCTCAAGGCTAATGGCATCGACTTCCAAAAGAATCAAATATGGGGCATCGACTCTTGGGCCTCTACCGTCCGAGTTGAGCGAGCAGTGGGCTCTCGACATCAGTCCGGCTCCGATAGCTTATTAACATGGCAGGTGTTCTATCAAATTGCTTCTCGTGTGAATCCACAACTCATTGATCGTCCAGAACACATGGGAACACTCTATGACCTCCAACTGCAATAG